The DNA window TTCAGATTAATTTCCCCTCACAAAAATATCTGCTCTCCTCTTTTCCTATATCACAATAAACTACCAGCCCAGGattaaattaattttcagttttcttcctACCATACTGGCCCAAACCCTAATCTTGCTTCTTGTTGCCAAGAGTTGAGATGATTTCTATTCCAGTTGAGTTGTTTTGCATATAAAACAATTCTATAACAAGAAGAGGCTGCATGGTGATGTGGACAGAGCCCTGGACTGGGAGCCAAGAGTCCTGGGTTGAAGTGCAGGCCCCACTCTTCATCAGCTCTGCAACCACTGGCACATGTCAACCTCTcaccctccatttcctcatctacaaatgaGAATAACAACATTCATACTCCCAACCTCAGGGCACTGCtatgagtctcaaatgagaagtgtgtaaagtactttgtaaactgtacAATGTTCtatgttcatttttattatgagaacaatacaaataaaggatgattcaaataaaaatgttgtaACTGACAGAGCAGCCACTCGAAATtcaattcctttcagctctaacattcatCAAATGCCCACTATTTGTAAGGCATTGTACTGGGTACCAGCAATACAAGGATGAAAAAATTgtctgtcctcaggaagcttctGTTTTACCAGAGGATAAAACATGTATATAACTTAAGGAAACACCAAGTACATAAAAGTAACTTCATGAGGAGAGATTAACTGCTCACTGAAGAAATCAGGACAAGCTTCCTGAAGAAGATGGCCACTGAGCTGTCAGAGTCTCCACTTCCCCTTTTCCATCAATATGACCACACCAAGCCTTCCCTAAACTCTTGGAATCTGATCTCATTCCCTAGTTCCTGCCCCTCTGCCAAAATGTTTTCTGCTTCTCCCTGGAATgactcccccccgccccccaatggTTTTCCCCGCTGTGCTTCTTCCCCAATCTGTTTCAATATCCTGATTTCCAGATACACTAGGCCACATCTCCCAGCATGTACTCACTATTTTTATTGGCAGTCCCCCCGGAACAAGGGAAAAGGTTCTAGAAATACCTGGGTTTCTAAGAACTGCCCTAATGGTGTAAACATACTCTGAAAATGGGTGGTCCAGTCtggaacaaagcttcttaaactgtgggtctcaaccccatatagggtcacttaactgaatgtgggggttgcaaaaaaaaattggcaacagtaagaggttatgtatacctattttatgtatctatatatccgGGGGTCACataatttcttgggcaaaaaggggcaccaatggaaaaagtttaagaagccctggcctaaaAGAGCCATATTGAGTAGATCAGTGATCAgtacttccttccccccttcctcatTTGGTGACTGTGATacactttggggtggggggagaaggggaaggatatgTTTCAGACTTTCTTTGTCTAATAAAACCCCAACTCTGGCTTTAAACTTTAATCAGCTCTGAGAGCTCAGGCAACTAATAGAAATAGCCACATTATCAGAAAGAAGGTAGGTACTTACTAAGGTTTGGCTTTATAATATTCTTCAGGTGTCACTGTTTTGGCTCCACCAAAGTAGTCAATAGCCCAGATGTTGGTTATAGCCAATTTGGCAAAGAACCAGTTATGATCTGCAGGCCACGATTCCATTTCAGGATGACGACTGAATAATGACTTTTTTGCAAAGCCCATTTCTGTATCATTCACctaaaaatgaccaaacaataatGGAATGTTTTTCTCCATTGGAAATAAaaagccttacagctttaatacTTTGTTCTCTAATCCATGAAGAATATGTAGCTACAAAAATCTATGGAGTCATTCAGTTGTAAATCTTGATTTTGAAATCGGGGGAGTAGGAAGAAGTATaaagggaaatttttaaaatgacaatccagtttttgttttttggtttgtttttctttttcggggcaatgagggttaagtgacttgcccagggtcacacagctagtaagtgtcaagtgtctaaggcaacatttgaacccaggtcctcctgaatccagagctggtgctttatccactgtgccacctagctgtcccaacaatCCAGTTTTTAAAATACTAAAGTTATTTGTGGGTCATTTTGATAGCTATAAAGAAGTGGGAAAATACTATTAGAACTGATCATCTCCCTGGGGAATGGATAGCATTTCTTAAAACACTTAAGTAATTTCTATTAGTTACAACAGTAAAACTTGGTCTTTAGAATCCTCAAGCCAAACATGCACAATGAGTTTGTTACACATACAGTTtatccaaagaaaagaaatacattacTGATGGACAAGAAGAGTACAGATCGCATTTGAAGGAGGTGCACAAGAGGTAAAACTAATATAAATTTGGAGGTAAACACTTCAAACATTTAGGTAAaattcaacaacaaaatatttattaaaagaatgGCACGGGATTGAACAACATTTAGGATATCCAATTTCCCTTTGCtgtttttgccattttctccttttcAGCAATTAAATAAATACCCACAAGTAATTCCCGACTGCTCTTCAAATAAAGCTTGCCCCAAGTGAACAAAACCTGAAGTGCTAAAAAGGTTTGCTAGTCCAGCAGTATAAGGAATTTGAAGATCAATACCAGTGACATTTTACCTACTGTTTCCTTCACATTCTGTCCTTCCATTTCCCTTCTGGCCATTATTCactatttttcaaattaaattccaAGGATGTTGCACCTATATTGTACCTACTATCTTATATGAGGTACTCTATATTACCCTCTACAACCTTAATCATAAATCAATCTAATTAAGTTCATCAAGTTCCTCTTTACTTGATTAAAAAGTAAAATCACATTGCTTTAAGCCTGTCTTTCTTATTATAGAATAACAACTTACCTTCGTGATTGTTCCTGACAACATTATGTGAGCACAAAGGGGACTCTGAGGATCAAATCCTTGTTTCTCACAAAAATCAGTCTGTGCCAAAGACATTGTCAAAGTGGCATTTGGATTCTCCTGTAGAATGACAATGAAGGCTGAAATTTTTCTGTTAAGTGACATCCGGAAAATAAATCAATTTCACAGATGCCATGTAACCCCCAACAATATCACACACTTTCAATAGCCACTTCCATTCACTTCCGTGCTTCAAATAACCACCACTGTAGCTGGCATCTTCCACTTATGACAGGCATGCTTCTTAAGCCTAGTCAGTGAACTCTGAAAGATTCATGGGGAATGGCAGAGAAGCTACAAGGCTGGAGAACAAATGATGCcccaattttcaaaaatagaaaatggacaGATTCTGAGAAGCACTGATTGTTAAAAAGCAGCCTACCTTTATCCAGACCATGTCATGCCAAactaaccttattttttttttttgacagaataTCTACTTTTGTGGATAAGGGGACTGTTGTAGACAGAGCATACTTAGATTTCAGTATATGAGCTGAAGGGATATGGGCTGGATGCTAGTATAAGGAGGTGGATTTGGAAATGGATGCATCTGTTCCACTGGTTCTGtgcttttcaacatttttatcaattatcTGAATGAAGTCATTGATGATGTGCCATCAAATTTTCAGGTAGCAGGAAGTTAGGATGCCAAAATCTGGATCCAAAAAGGAGCTGACATGCTAGTACAATGGGTCAAATAGaatatgatgaaatttaataaataaatgccaagTATTAAACGCAGATTCACAAATGtcaactttgggggcagctaggtggcacagtagacaaagcaccggccctgaattcagaagtacctgagttcaaatccagcctcagacacttgatacttactagctgtgtgaccctgggcaagtcacttaacccccactgccccgcaaaaatccccccccaaaacaaaaacaaaacaaaacaaaacaaaaaaacaaacatcaacTTTACAACTACTAGCTAGAAGTAGCACAGACAGACAAGAGTCCCTGTGAAAAAGATCTAGAGGTTTTAGTTGGCTCCAAACTCATTCTGCTCAACATGACAAGACAGCCCAAACTTCTGATGCTACCACTCTAGACCACATTCAGAAAACAACAGGGACCAGAATGAAGGAGTTGATAATTTACTGTTGGAGGGGTTCACAGATCTAATTgctggagggacctcagagaccatctagtccaaccttctcattttgccCACAGCCAAAAtgaacatttgaacccagatccttgaATCCAAATCTTAAGTTTTCTTCCACTATACCAACCAAGCTGCTTCGCTATAATACAGGCAGCTAGGGGGGTGCTATAGTTCCCAGAGCACCAGGCCAaaaaccaggcctcagacactgaccagTTGGGTGACTTCTCACTTCTTAGAGCCAGGGATGTCAAACTCACTATATAAATGACCttatagtgacttagaaaaccacaaattaacatcctCTATGTTGTGCTGTATTTTCATTTGttgtgttaaacatttcctaaaggCATCTTTCTCAGGTGAGCTGGATGCTAGGAGCTCCATGgggggagggagtttcctcacccaagCAATCACAGGTTCAAACTGTCTCTTCAGTTTTCAGCCTGTGTAACCCTGTACAAATCACTCAATTCCCCAGggtttcagtttccacatctataaaacaaggggtttgagctaaattatctctaaggttctctTTCACTCAGTCCTTTGGGCCTATGAATGATATTCCCTTAGTGAAATTAAATAAGCTTCTATTTAATATAAAAGTAACAAGGGTAGGGTCTCTGATAAGAAATAAGATTGTACAATTCACATGCACTTGTAAAACTCGTCTTACTGAAATCGATGAAACAAACTTCATTAGGGAATAATAATTACAATAGGAATAAACAAGTCTAGGAGCTAGGACTAGAAGGAATAATAATTACAATAGGAACGAACACATGTCCCTGAACAGTAAACTTTTAAGGTGCTGTTCTGTTTATAAACCTAATGAGCCTAATTCTAGTCTTTaatcaatctacaagcatttattaagcttttacttgATATATCCATAGATATTCAAGGTGCTAgggctacaaagaaaagcaaatagttTGGGACATTAAGGAATTTACAACATTAGCCATAACTCTCTTTGCATAAGGTCATAATGTGATATGAAACTTGGTATATAGCACAGTTGCTCAAGTAGCTAACTCTAAAATTTACGCAGTGTCTGAATCACCACGTATTGTAGAGAGCAAAGGCTAGCAGAACCTGTCATGTGATTTTAAAATAGGAGAAACTGTTTATTCCTGTTGTAAGATCCAGATAAGACCCGCTCTTCTAAAACTAAAGGGTTTGCAAAACTGTTAAGCAAGTGAAGCTTACAGCTACTGTGTGCTGGGATATGTAGCTAGGTAGTAAAATGTGCCACTGCCAGATAAAAACCAAGTCACACTTTGGGTCTCAGACAGTGCTGGCTTTCTGTACACTCTTTGGGGTATATTTAACTTGAAGACCAGGCCAGAGACAGCCCTGACATCcacctaccccccaccccagcacccaCCCAGAAAGATCTCCCACCCTACCCATGGGGTCAACATGGTGCTGAGTCACAACTACCACAAAGGTCACAAGTGTTGTGCCATCCCACTTTTCGATCAAACAAAAACTAGTTATTGAGCACCAATTTTGAAGGTTctagtgaggaaaaaaaaattaagatacagCCCCTGCCGTTAAGAACCTctcatattaggggcagctaggtggcatagtggatagagcaccggccctgaagtcaggaggacctgagttcaaatccgacctcagacacttaacacttactagctgtgtgaccctaggcaagtcacttaaccccaattgcctcatcaaaaacaaaaaacaaaaaaagaacctctcATATCTGGAAGACAAGTTATAAAGGACTGAAAAGTTAAAACTTCAATACAATGCCTGAGATGTCACATGGGATATGGTGAtcaattacaaaataataataataatgaaaggtCACCACAGCTGCTAGAGAAAATTATATGTGAAGTGGATCCTGAAGAATGGGCGCAATGTGGAGCAAGTGTCTCATTTAGCAGCACCCCACAATGTTctgtttttgggggggaggcggggTGTCTGGCCTTGTGACTTCATCAGTGTGGGAAATTACCCAAATGTCAAGTTGTCTGTAATttatagagcactgaccctacaCTCAGCCGGgtggactcgagttcaaatccagcttcagaaacttatgAGCTGTGGGACTCAGCaggagtcatttaacttctcagcctcagtttcctctactgtaaaatgggggtcctAGTAGCACCTGTCTTCCCGGGGCTGTGGTGAGGACagaaggagatatttgtaaagtgtttccaGCACTGCCTGGCGCACAGTAGGCGTTTATCCCTACCTCTTCCCCCACTACCCCAGCAGCGCCCGCGGAGGTTCCCACGCTGCTCCCCTGCCCCCCAGGCctgcgtgggggggggggggtgttgggccCCGCCGCAGCAGCCTCACCTGCAGGTCCCCCACGGACATCTGCAGCGGGCTGAGGTAGAAGTAGGGCACGCCGCTGCTGGCGCCCACAGGCCCGTCACTGAGGGAGAAGATGTTGGCGAAGGGTCGCCCGCGCACCGCCGGCACCGTGGAGACGGTGGCCAGCGCGCCCCAGTTGCAGGCGTGGGCCACGAACCGCGCCACCCGCGCCACGTCCTCGCGGGGGGGCAGCTCGAGCGCCCCCGGAGCGGCGGGTGAGgccggcggcggcagcagcaacGGCAGCAACAGCAGCGTCGAGATGGCAGTCGTCGGCAGCCTCATCTTCCCGGCGGCCAGATAGGAGCTGGGCCCCGGCTAGCAGGAGAGCGAGGTTATGGCCGGACCGGTCCAGGGCCACCGAGAAGCCCCGCCCCCCAGGGCAGCCAATCGGAGACGAGAACGGGAGAGGGGCGGGGCCGAGGGCGGTCGTTCTCTGGGCGCGTGACCCGCTGTTTACTCTCCTCCGGGACTCCAAGCCGCGCCCCAGGGAGGGCGGGGCTGGGATTTCAGGTGTCATCTTTTTCCTTGTAGGGACCTTCCCCTTTGTCCCGCAGGGAGAGTGTGACCCCGGGAAGATCTTCctcatttttgggggtgggggggtggggggagtggtggCCTTTCCGTTTATGCCCAGCGCCCAGCTCAGTGCCTGGtatgcctggtatacagtaggctCTGGATAAATGCTTCCCAACTAGTTATCTGTTGTGGGCACCGGTGCTCCTTTGGCTAATCGAGACTCCCTGCCAACACGTGACCTTTGGCGGGGCAAAGGGCCGGCGGAGATGAACTGGACCGGGCAACCGCACACAGTGGCACAAGGAAGGGTCCAGGAGCCCAGGGGCCTGGCCTTGACAGTGTCCAGTCTGGGTTAGAGGCTGGAGGGCCTCTGTTGATGTCCAGGTTCAAGTGTCCCCGGACAGTCCATCTGTCCCTTTATCAGCCACTCCCATGACTTCATCTTCCCCAACCCTCACCTTCCTTCTGTCAATCATTTCCCATCCATCCTCTGTATGACTTGTTCTGAATATGTTTGTGTGTCTCCtccatcagattgtaagctccttgagggcagggactgtcttttgtggCTTCTTGTATCTCTATTGCTTAGCCGggtgcctggagcatagtaggcacttcatataTGTTTGTCAGATTAAAAAATTGAATCTAAACCCAGGATtcttaattttttggtggggagggagtgggTTGTGGACACTGTGAGCAGCCTGGGGAATCCCTTCTATCCCCTGTTTGGGGTAAtgcttttaaaatgcataaaataaaacaattaaaagaaaatcaattagatTATAGTTATTTAAAAGGTGGGGGAGAGTTCaaggaccccaagttaagaagtCTTGATCTGAACCTTTTACATATCTTCATGCTTGAACTAAGGTGTTCCAAAAGTTTATTAACCAAAGGGTAAAGTAGTATTTTCTCCTGAGGTTACTTTATAAGTGCTCCAAAGGGGTCTCAAATGCACCATTTAAGGCAGGCAAGTCCCTTCTAAGTACAATGGATTTGGAGTAATAAACCTAGAGAGCTGAAAGGCACCTTTAGCCCTTTTACTAGGCCAcctcccccattttattgatgaggaaactgagacccaaagagtgCTTAACagagcttggcacacagtaggtgctttataaatgtttattgactgatttgaccctTCCCACTCCTGTCCATACACCAATCAGCTGTAAAATTAATCTTCCTTTAGGAGGATCCTGCTATGTCTCACACATCTCCCCCGTTCAATAAAtcccagtggctctctatcatGTTTGTCTATGACAAATGGGCTCCTTATCCATTCATATTTTGGAAAATCTAAGttttaaagtaaaatgaaaatcgAATTTACAGACCAGTCAAATGATCAACCAGCTGgtctttatttcctatttctttttgataactacaaatttactgagaattgGCTGATCCCTACccagtccccctacccaggcaggtgaattgcctggggctgaccagttTTTGTgcattccagactcttgatcttTATGaaccttccccacctccccccaagcaaactatcccctcccaataaTTCCCCACCTTAATCcctggactttgttattatgtaaaagaatcTGCCTACGTTAAGTAGTTTCTACTTAGAGTTAAgtagtgtctatacttaactcaggagcagtccTATAGTTTCTTTTGATAAAGGCTCATTTATATTAAGCAGTTAAGTAGTTTCTGTGACTCcagagcagtcttttggttcccttttgttctgttaccccataaaaagcCTGTCCCGTTTCCCATCTTTGGGAATTCCTAGTTTCTTGCTTTGCcataccacaagctatagttcctctgcccccattaaagactttattttctcctatattaattgtttcattaatttacaggttaacacttTTCTAAGcaattatgttttaaattttgcGTTGTATAAAGActattatttcataaatttattaTTCAGAACTCTAATTTGAAAAAGTCATACAACTTTATATTTCTGGAACAAAGTATGAATTTGAAGATTTTGCAtggatttatttaaaatattcggattttttttcaaaattgtataccaaatatatataggaaatttttgttatagaaataatttactagattttcattttgataaataagaaaaataacagctTCTTCTTTAGCTTGAATGACATTTAAAGTACTTTAACACAAGGAAACCAGCATGTTTTGCAATAATATAATTGCCCTATGCTCTACCCCTATGTTGTTGCACAATTTTTCagagacttccttttttttccattaaaaaaaggttttttgttttttttttaaataaaactggtCACTTGTAACAATCTGGAAAACTGTGGCTCctcatgcatattctttgatacAAATAATTGTCTATGGAGCATATCTAACATTTCAAATCACAAATGGTCCAGGATATTGGCACTTTGCTCTCTTCTTGCCTATTAAGGGACCTGCCTGCTGTGGccatgatgtaggaggcaaaaaagggttcatagaaaaatataagacccaagctctagtacagatattagctctaaaaaggagtcagatcccagttaatggataacttatgttaggttctcatacccatagtgatcaacatccagaacaggtcaggtcaaaataacaataaaggaaaaagacaacctatagaaattctaatgaaaaatgattatattttgaaactagccatgggaatcagaaagagacatgcgcagaaaaggccaaatttgtccccagattcaccttatgatgtctaaacccccaaaacacacctccacagaaaaaggtacctccccccttgggggttggcttaggaccccaggaactccaaattaggataagccctcccctgtaacactcctaggtggagaatattataatgagaaggacaggccttcccctgtacctccccaaggtggaggtTATTATAATGaggctgataatcaatttatccatactataaatataactgtctttcctttccttatttgagagatacctttcaactattctggttctctccctgtggtcactcacagtattgcaataaaacttgggaaactgagtcacggagtcttgtaattcttttgggacgactcacgatcaattggaccccaaattccagcccacatcatttGGTGCCCCGTGTGACTTCAAGTCCCAGACTCAGTGGGGTGAGATCTCATTAAGGTAAGTTTGGGATCTGCCTTTAACTCCTGCACCCCAGGTTTTTGGCTCATTTGGGAGTCCAGACGGCATACCAAAgcgagcgggggggggggggggggggggggcatatttCTCGTTGATCCAGGATCAAGCGATTTACCCTgagggatttctttcttttttttttttttcctgaaaagggaagaaaggaattgcCCTGTTGGGAAGACCCAGCAGTCTGGGGGACGCCCTGGATTGGGTTCTTTGCTGTTTTAATGGACACCCACCTGGATGCAGATGCAGTGTTGGTAACCTCCGGGAGGTTACGGATGGGTCAGGAAATTTTGACAAGTTGAGAGAAGGGAGTAAGGAGAAAATTGGatgtagccaaaaagaaacaaatgaatttaagagaaaggaaagacagttatatttatagtatgaataaattgattactgaccaattagctttgatcaatgtatgactctcctctatcaaaagaggataaaaacccttggaaaacGCCACAAGGACCTTTTCCGGTCTTCTGGGGCTTCCCGGGCTGGTCTTGGGTCTCCTCGAGACCATGTGTTGTCTCTCTGGAAGATACCATGGGTCTTTGGGGGCTCACCTGCTCtcactaactggcatgctgaagctctctccctgatTTCTCTACCACTCCACCTGAGACCAttagaagttagggagacacgtggtcaatccttcactggtataatattaataaatcaatatatgCTTCCCCAAAACTTCTGCATATAGCCAAAACAACTAGCaattacatttataaaacacagtCTCCCTAAATGGAGTATTAGTGTATAATCTGAATCAAGTATAGAACAGGTATTTGCCacatacaaaagaaatgctaacaTAGAACTAATAAGCATACAATgacaaaagaaatgtaaaacagTAATTTGACATATAATTTTGCTATACTCttaggcagggcagctaggtggcacagtggatagtgtgccaggcttgaagtcagaaagactcaaatccagcctcagacacttactagcttcatgaccctggccaagtcactttacctgtttgcctcagtttcctcatctgtggaaaggaggtggagtaggaaatggcaaaccttccagtatctttgtcaagaaaaccccaaatagggggcagctagatggtgcagtggatagaacatgggccctggattcaggaggacctgggttcaaatccagcctcagacacttaacacttaactagctgtgtgaccctgggcaagtcacttaaccccaattgtctcactaaaaaaatgacaacaacaaagaaaaccccaaatgggggcgcagtggataaatcatgggctctggattcaggagattcagcctcagacacttgacactttactagctaaacaaaataaatttaaacacacacacacacacacacatacacacacaaaggggcagctgggtggcacagtgga is part of the Dromiciops gliroides isolate mDroGli1 chromosome 4, mDroGli1.pri, whole genome shotgun sequence genome and encodes:
- the CREG1 gene encoding protein CREG1 isoform X2, producing MRLPTTAISTLLLLPLLLPPPASPAAPGALELPPREDVARVARFVAHACNWGALATVSTVPAVRGRPFANIFSLSDGPVGASSGVPYFYLSPLQMSVGDLQENPNATLTMSLAQTDFCEKQGFDPQSPLCAHIMLSGTITKVNDTEMGFAKKSLFSRHPEMESWPADHNWFFAKLAITNIWAIDYFGGAKTVTPEEYYKAKP
- the CREG1 gene encoding protein CREG1 isoform X1, which translates into the protein MRLPTTAISTLLLLPLLLPPPASPAAPGALELPPREDVARVARFVAHACNWGALATVSTVPAVRGRPFANIFSLSDGPVGASSGVPYFYLSPLQMSVGDLQENPNATLTMSLAQTDFCEKQGFDPQSPLCAHIMLSGTITKVNDTEMGFAKKSLFSRHPEMESWPADHNWFFAKLAITNIWAIDYFGGAKTVTPEEYYKAKP